From a region of the Arachis ipaensis cultivar K30076 chromosome B09, Araip1.1, whole genome shotgun sequence genome:
- the LOC107616426 gene encoding uncharacterized protein LOC107616426, whose amino-acid sequence MELRNGLCQSMENGMLMRVSRILYRNPVVVFGGLIQFDTMPITDEASMQNMFQIHRQTQMRKPQIELYVEFETVKAEGIQNDLDLEDDRHAVYEGMNSDSEEDFKATYEAGNEDKDGDVEVEIAAKNVVVHPSRSQPMNVPPFMHELDLNAMHAQEFSEYANIGVVDPEDGEFRIEMEYSSRKSVVTAIRSYTIFRGVDYDVYESEPQTFYAKCKMYGLGCDHSKLDSDIVTEVITLLVETDPSIRVKSIIAEVQSRFNYTISCRKAWLAKQKSIAKVFGGCEDSYQALPWWLSVMVQKIPGSVVQIETRLLYNGNEEAHGVKILHRVFWSFNPCIREFRHCKPLVQVDSTHLYEKYKGALLVTIAQDGNQNIVPIAFALVEGETADAWHFFLRNLRMHVVRKDGVGMISDWHESIRAVVNCFRGDWKPPRAWWMFCIRHIGSNFPRAFKVPHLQKLVINIGYSRTVEEYNINYKRLEERGEAYAR is encoded by the exons ATGGAGCTTCGGAACGGTCTCTGTCAAAGCATGGAAAACGGTATGTTAATGAGAGTGAGCAGAATTCTGTACCGGAATCCGGTTGTAGTTTTTGGTGGACTAATACAGTTTGATACGATGCCAATCACTGACGAAGCAAGTATGCAGAATATGTTTCAAATTCACCGGCAGACTCAAATGCGAAAGCCACAGATTgagctgtatgttgagtttgaaaccGTAAAGGCAGAAGGGATAcaaaatgatttagatttagaGGATGATAGACATGCAGTATACGAAGGAATGAATAGTGACAGCGAAGAGGACTTCAAAGCCACTTATGAAGCTGGCAACGAAGACAAGGATGGTGATGTGGAAGTTGAGATAGCAGCGAAGAATGTAGTGGTTCATCCCTCGAGAAGTCAACCGATGAATGTGCCACCTTTTATGCATGAGTTGGATCTCAACGCCATGCACGCACAGGAATTTTCGGAATATGCAAACATAG GCGTTGTTGATCCTGAGGACGGAGAGTTCCGGATTGAAATGGAATACAGTTCTAGAAAGTCGGTCGTCACAGCCATTAGAAGTTACACTATCTTTAGAGGAGTTGACTACgatgtgtatgagtctgagccacagacgttctatgcaaaatgcaagatgTATGGACTTGGGTGC GATCATTCAAAGTTGGACTCGGATATCGTTACTGAGGTTATAACGCTATTGGTCGAGACTGACCCGTCCATCAGGGTGAAATCTATAATAGCGGAAGTCCAGTCAAGGTTCAACTATACCATCAGTTGCcgaaaggcttggttggcaaagcagaagtccATAGCGAAAGTTTTCGGTGGTTGTGAGGATTCTTACCAAGCCTTGCCATGGTGGCTCTCGGTCATGGTTCAGAAGATTCCTGGTTCAGTTGTCCAAATAGAAACACGATTACTGTACAACGGGAATGAAGAGGCGCACGGTGTAAAAATACTTCATCGCGTATTCTGGAGTTTCAATCCATGCATAAGGGAATTCAGGCATTGCAAGCCCCTAGTTCAGGTTGACAGCACACACCTATACGAAAAATACAAAGGTGCACTTTTGGTCACTATTGCACAAGATGGGAACCAGAACATTGTGCCTATCGCTTTTGCCTTGGTGGAAGGGGAGACAGCTGATGCATGGCACTTCTTTCTCAGGAATCTGCGAATGCATGTTGTTAGAAAAGACGGTGTGGGTATGATCTCAGACTGGCATGAGTCAATCCGGGCAGTAGTAAATTGTTTCAGAGGCGACTGGAAACCTCCAAGAGCGTGGTGGATGTTTTGTATAAGGCACATCGGCAGCAACTTCCCGAGGGCATTCAAAGTCCCTCACTTGCAAAAGCTTGTTATCAACATAGGGTATTCAAGAACAGTGGAGGAGTACAACATCAACTATAAGAGGTTGGAAGAGCGAGGCGAGGCATATGCCAGGTGA